The stretch of DNA ttaaattttagaacttaattttaaacttgatttgtggttttttcaccgTGGTCTATTTTACACAGTTTACTTTTGAGTCGCTATAGACAcgtctataaaattttacatgcaaattattttctatttgtaacaacgttttttcgctttttcttGATCCAAGCCATATATGCTGCCCTCCTAAGCATAGTGTACTTGACAGAGGCATATGCCTGCACTCTGCATTGCAGAGAGCAGCAACAAACAGCAGCATCTGCATCTCCCAACAGAATGTCTCCATACGGTGTGCTTTTTTGCCCTGCTCTGCACATGCTTCAGAGGAGGACAAGAagcagggagagagaggaactgGATCAGAgagctgatgatgatgataaatTGATAATGGTGTGGTGAGCTTAATTGGGGCAAGGTAGCTGGCTGGCTGGATTGATGGGTGATCAGGGTGTCCATGCATGAATGATAAGCCCCATGGTTGTTGCCATCTAAACTGAAAGGGAATCTGGGTttgctagctgctgctacCAGCAATGGCATTTGGGCATGAACAGCTCTTGCAAATGGCATTTTGTTTCAAACCCCAGCTGTGTGAGGTGAGGTTCATAGGTTCGCAGTGTCGCCTCTATTTGTGATTAGTTTGGTACAGcttcagctttttttttaaaaaaaaaatggaactgTTTGTGATTAGTTTTATCGCTTGTGGATCCGTAGATAACtaaatatgaatgatgatgtgtaggtttggtttggttatttagttttttttggtgagGGCTTCTTTGGAacacaataatatatattatttttttgaagaatTGCATACGAagtagtttgttttcctcGAAATCTGAAGATAGATATCACATTCGAAAGATCTCTACTACGTACTGTCAGTACTCAGTAGCAGGATTGTGCTATAATTATAAGCATTAAACAAAGTGTTCAAATTAACCTAGGCATTGAAAGATGGGCCAAGATATTGCATGTGCAAGCCTTTGCCTGAAAGCTGCTAAACATGGGCCTTACATTTGGATGGCCAGTGTATCGAAATGGGCTGCGGAGAGTTCACCTGAACTGCCATTTAGATAAAAAGTCCAGTTGACAACATCACAAACTATCGGTTGAATCTAATTCGTATCACTCAACTGCAAAATCAGGAATATATATTGACTCTTCCAACTACTAAACCATGCAAAATGACTCTATTAGACGTGTCGTATACTttctgctgacgtggcattCACGTGTTGTACTGCTCTGTTAGTGCTCTTCATAAAAAATTAgggaaatatataatattttctctcattttacatgtatacatgTCTGGTtagttttttagaaaatatacatGTGTCGCGTTCCCATCCCACGACACGCGCCGCCATCCGGTGGTGCCACGTCCCATGGCACCCAaaatctactttttttttcttttagtttcTTTGATGACCGAGAGTTTCACATGGGCACCATGCTGGTGAAATTCAATACCATCGAGAGAGAGTCATTTTGCATAAGTTCTAatacttaggccgcgttcagtAGCTGTGggaggtgggttagttatccagcgcgaaaaacgtactagtagattaatatatgattaattaattattaattatttaaaaaatatgaaatatattaatgtgatttttttaaataacttttctatagaaaatttttgcaaaaaatacaccgtttagccattcaggaagcgtgcacgcggaaaaagagaggagttagatatctaactcgagtgccgaacgcggccttagagGAGTTAATATACCGGCTTTGTGGTTGAGTGATACGGATTAGATTCACCTATACTTGAGGGGGCTAAATTGGACTTTTTGGAATTTAAAGAATTGCTATTGGTCTCTATGGGCTATGGCCTATGGGCCAAATATCCAAGACCACTcggttattttgttttgtcttgtAGTTCTGATCACCGAATTGATGAACAAAATCAGGAGATAAACaagacaacaaaaaaatataaacattcacTGCACTGTACATTGTCATTACCAAGTCAAAACATTCATCCACCAATTCGTGAAGGCTGGAACACCAAAATTACCACCAGAAACTCCCCAGTTACCGCACAGATCATGACCAGCACGAAGCAAACTAAAACCTATCACACAATATCTCAGATCCTGAACACTGCCGTAGCTGGAAATGGAAGACGATGCAACAGTAGTCATGGGCTAGTCGTCCTTGGGGCACCGGCAGGGCCGTCTCTATGAATTAGAGACCCGTGAGCAAAAGAGGCCCTAAAGTATAAATAGAGGTGAGATATACATTAACATGACAATGGAGTATCTTTATGTCGTAACAATCGCTGAGACATAATGTAAAAGTAGTCGCTGGTTGGTATAGGCTGAATCTTAGAAATCCGAGCCTtttatcatttggttttttttcacaacatagttgtaaattaaaaaaaaattacgagtaaaacttttatatgcatgttttaatgttgcaaattttaattttggttttctaaacataaacaaaagtgaaaaaaataagaccGACTAAGCATTCGTGGTAGACTTTAGGGGCGCTGAGCGGTCGCTCATACGGCTCACGCCTTTCAACGGGCCTGGATGTTCCAGCTGCCATGTAACCATGCACCGGTTGAATTAGAGTATCcgtggatcgatcgatcctcgCCCATCCACATTGATCTAAGCATGCCTCTATGGCATGATTTGCAATCTTGAAACGAAATTCCCAAAACTTTCGGAATTTCAGTTATGCCGGTGGAGATCCGATAACGATCGTTATTAGAATTTATATTTCCAGAATATATTCATGTATTCGGTGAGACAACGGAAAATCTTTAATTagcatttgaatttgaaaattttcatccaaattttggaaaacTTTAATATTGTATCAAACCCTGCTATGACCATGGTGGAGCTATGGATGCTAGGTTCCTTGCCTTGCCTGCCAAAAAGCAATAATATTGTATCGATACCTCCCTCGCTCCTCACTCCACTCGTCTTCCTTTCCACCTCTCCATCGTCCTTGATGCtccatggatgcatgcatccatcctgCGTCGCCATCGTCGCTCACGTACCCTACAAGAGCAAGAGCGACCCTCCCATGGCGGCGACATGTACATGCAATCACACACAGGGGGACAGCCTCGCGTTCGATCTCTAGCGAGCTAGCTGATGGCGGCGTCCGTCGACGGGAAGAAGAGGGCGTGGGTGGCCGACCTGGAGAGAGGCctcgcaggcggcggcggcgccgacgcgcGCACGGAGTTCGCGCTGTGGGCGAGGCACTCCGTCCACCGCGTGCCGGCCGCCGTCAGGGAGCTGCACCCGCACGCGTACCGGCCGCAGGTGGTGTCGCTGGGCCCCTTCCaccacggcgacgagcgcctGCTGCCCATGGAGCGGCACaagcgccgcgccgtcgcgcacCTCCTGCGGCGGTCGGGAAGGACGGCGGGGGAGCTCGTCCCGGCCGTGGAGGCCGTGGCGCCGCAGCTGGAGGACGCGTACCAGGACCTCGGCGACGAGTGGCGGGGTGAGCAGAACAGGGAGAGGTTCTTGGAGGTGATGGTCACCGACGGGTGCTTCCTGCTGGAGATGATGAGGACGGCgaagcgcggcggcggcggcatgccgGACGAAGCGAGCAGCGTCTACGCGCCCAATGACCCTGTATTCGGCCGCCATGGCGCGTTGTACGTGGTGCCGTACGTCCGCCGCGACATGCTCATCGTCGAGAACCAActgcccctcctcctccttcacaagctcgtcgccgtcgagagCGGCAGAGTCCCCGACGACATGGTAATGGCCGCGACACTAATATCTTCCGCCATTGCCATGGATTCACCAAGGTAGCTAACCCATGTGATTTACTGACTTTGCAAAAGGGACAAGTGGAATATCAAGTCAACAAGATGGTACTGAGGTTTATCTCGCCGTCGTGcaactcgccgccgccggcgaaggaACGCAGCGAGCTCCACCCGCTCGACCTCTTCCGCAGGAGCCTTCTCAGTGGCCCCTACCAGCGaacacgcgccgccgccgcgagggaTGCGGACGGCCACGACGAGGATGCCAGCGACATCATCCGGTCGGCCACGGAGCTCTACGAGGCGGGAGTCCAGTTCAGGAGGAGCAAGACGACAAGCCTCCACGACGTCGCCTtccgccgcggcgtcctcAGCCTcccgctcctcgtcgtcgacgactcCACCGAGTACACGCTCCTCAACCTGATGGCATTCGAGCGGctccacgccggcgccggcaacgACGTGACGTCCTACGTCTTCTTCATGGACAACCTCATCGACTCGGCCCGCGACGTGGCGCTGCTCACCTCGAAGGGGATCATACAGAACGCCGTCGGCAGCGAcaaggcggtggcggcgctgtTCAACGGCCTCTCCAGGGACGTCCCGCtgggcaccggcggcgagctcgacgCCGTCCAGAGGGCGGTGAACACGTACTGCCGGAAGCCGTGCCACGTGTGGCGCGCCAACCTGGTGCACACCTACTTCCGGAGCCCCTGGGCGTTCAtgtccctcgccgccgccgtcttcctcctcgccctgACCGTCACGCAGACCGTCTACACCGTCCTGCCGTTCTACAAGGGCGGcagtggcgccggcggcactTCGCCGTCGTCGTACGCTGCTCCGGCTCCACGTTGACAAACACGTCTCACGAATTGGTCACCATCGATCGGTCTGTTTGGGATTGGCTGTTTCACGTACTTCTCGCTGAGAAAATGTTGCGtgtcttgttttttttggtggatCGTCCAAATATTTCAAATCTTGGTTTCAAATGAAGAAACAAGATTCGTATATCTGAGCTGCTTAACATGATCACATCTAGAATCCTTTTTACACACGTGGCCAAGTTAAATAAGCCGCCTGTGAAAACTGTTCCGATTGGCAGCCAACTTAAGCCAGTCGGTTGGCGTTTTCTAGCAGCATACATATACACACTATGCACGTTCAGATGGTCCAATTAATGCATGCACAAATCAAACTCTATATTTCCCTATCCATCGATCGTCAATGCATAATATGTTTTGAGAGAGAGCTTGTGCGTATGTTTACTTTAGAATAGGAAAATCTTGAAAGACTATAACCTAAATACGAACAAAATGTCGTTCCATGTGACAGTGGGAGCGCTAACCGACATCCCGTGCAATATTGTTGAGTCAAGCATATCGATATCGGTTACCATTTCTTGAGATATAACTCAATAAAGGATAACATAAATACTGCttatgtcccaaaatataagagattttagTTACGGTGGTATTGAACACGTGAATATTCAGTAAACAAATGGCGCATATCTCCTTTTCTAAGCCAAGAGAGTCATGTTTCCGTTTTCCATATTTATTAGGGAGTATGGGGAGTATGGATTGTAGAactcatatttgaacttgcatgtttgtgtagtgatatatcttatactaatctatctttacaatttttttcaaattttttaatgactatttgaaTAGAATGCAATAAACGAGGGAATATTCCCACGAGGGTTTGAAATCCACCCCCAGAGAGTATGAAAGGAATCCAAACCTTTGCATTTACGTTCGTGGAAAAACTTAAGAAatagttcagacttcagacgCAAAAACACAACCAgaacataaaaaaagaaacaaaaagcaCTGCAAAGACAACAGCATGATTTCCACTCATCTATAACCAAACTAGAGCACACCCCAAGGTGTTTGTCAGATATATGGTTTCGACAAGCTCCTGAGTTAGCCACCCTTGTAGAACGGCAGGACGGTGTAGACGGTCTGCATGACGGTcaggacgaggaggaagacggcggcggcgagggagaggaaCGACCAGGGGCTCCGGAAGTAGGTGTGCACCAGGTTGGCACGCCACCGgtgccaccgccggcggcagTAGGCGTTCACCTGCCGGTGCACGCCGTCGAGCGCGCTCTCCGGCTCCAGCACCACGTCGCGGGACAGGCCGCTGAACAACCGCGCCACCGCCTTGTCGCTGCCGACGGTGTTGTACACGACCCGCCGCGCCGTCAGCAGCGCCACGTCGCGCGCCGAGTCGATCATGTTGTCCATGAAGAAGACGTAGGCGGTGACGTcattgccggcgccggcgtggagCCGCTCGAACGCCATCAGGTTGAGGAGGATGTACTCGGTGgtgtcgtcgacggcgatggccgggAGGTAGAGCACACCGCCGTGGAAGCGGATGTCGAGGAGGCTGCTCGTCGGGCTACGCCCGAACCGGATGCCGGCCTCGTAGAGCTCCTCCGCCGACCGGATGATGTCGTCggtggccgccgtctccggcggcgTCCGTGGCGACGCGGCAgggccggcgaggaggctcCGCCGGAGGACGTCGAGCGGGTGGAGCGCCAGCCCGACGCCGGTGGCCGGAGGCCACGCCGTCGGCGACAAGAACCTCTGCACTAACCGGTTGACGAAGTCCTCGTTCTGCATGGATGCCAAGAACGTGTGCCCATCAACTGATCAACCAGTATTGAATTCTTAAGAACTTCATTTCATGGCTAATTACCAAATTCATCGTGAGATTAATGGGTGATCATCAGCAGCAAATTGAGCTGGCTTTTGCTTTTGGTGCATGGCCGAAAGCAAAAGCATAAATCGAAAGAAAAGATTGCAAAGCAATTCATAAAGAAGCATTTGACTAACCTTTGTAGCTTGTTGGATCTTCTACTTAACTAATACTCTCTCCAGCCTTTTAATAAGTAAACGTCATTAACTTTAGATAATATTTAACTAATAgtcttaatttttattataaacttaaaattcttttaaaaactaaagcaAGTCAATAATTATGTGCTccttacgataaaaaaatatttgtttatttaggaCAAGATATAGtccaatttttaaaataccgacaactaattattttttaaatgcttagtttacatacaaaacaaatcatatacacattttctttaaaagGTACTCTATCacaatattataaacttatttggttttcacaaattttttgtaacaaaaaattggttgtcaaaatgtttgaccaaatcatatcttaaacaataaatatttttgacccgagaaattatatatatttaatagcGTTAAACATAAGAAACCATCCAAAGGGAGTATAGTTGTAGTCTTTCTCTATTGAACGATCTATTTTCCTTTAGAAGCTTAATACTAACTAGAAACGTGATCAACGATGGTTAATTAGTAACACTAACACAAGGATAATCAATGGCTTTTGTCGTCGTTAATTACTACCTCCTTGATGCCGctctcgacggcgacgagcttcTCGAGGACGAGCAGCGGCAGCTGGTTCTCCATCATGATCATGTCGCGGCGGATGTAGGGCACGTTGTAGAGCAGGCCATGGCCGCTGAACACcgggtcgtcgtcggcgtaGTCGTTCGCCTCCCACCCGGACGCCGTCCTCATCACCTCCAGCAGGAAGCACCCGTCGGTCACCATCATCTCCAGGAACCACTCCCTCTTCTTCGCCAgcgcctccggctccggcggcgtgCCGCGGCGCCACTCGTCGGCGAGGCCCTGGTACGCGCCCACCAGCtgctcggcggcgtcggcgacggcggcggcggcgagctgggcgaGCGGCCTGGAGGTGGaggggccggcgccgccgcggcggaggaagtggaggagcgcgcggcgcTTGTGCTCCTCCATGGGGAGGAGGTCGGGGTCGCCGTGGTGGAAGGGGCCGAGGGACACCACCTGCGGCCGGTAGGCGCGGCGGTTCAGGTCCTTGATGCACGCCGGGACGCGGTAGACGGAgtggcggcgccaccgcgccgcctccgccgacggGTCGCCGTGGCGCGCCGCcttctccacctccaccacccacgcgctctcctccgccgccgtccgccacgACGCCATTCGATATCACCTCATCAATGGCTCTCAAGGTTTCAAAGCCACTGCTCGCTCTCTCTATATGTAGTTAATGAGGggtaattttaaatatttgatttctagtaaatttgtttctaacttttataaattctagccattaatttgtactagagagtttataaaatttaattaattcataatgtTATGATtgaactcttcgtcttattcaattttttttccaaatatgcaaaattataaatcatactcgAAGAActttaataaatcaaattataacaaaataatcaataattatatattttttaaataaaacaaaggatAAAATgtaaatccaaaaataaatggcatcaattaaaaaaccaGAGGGAGTATGTAGTTTATGATATACGaatgtaaatataaagttgTGATAATTTAGTCAAAGTACCtgtagttttataaaatttacttttttttttcataaagagGGGTGCTGTGAGGGgaaaacaatttgttttggttttgtaaGGGAGGGACACACTTAGTGTCATCGTGTGAGGAGGCTACGCTTGTACCTACACTATCTGTTCCAtactaaaaaatttactttctaatattatcttaatttatctatttattaatatatatggtttatatatgtctaaattgaTCTATCGATcaacatataaacatacatGTATCTAATGagtttaaatatgacaaaaaaagTTTCATATCATAATGTGCATTGGCAGTTTGGCACACGCCAAAGCGAGAAGACAGGACCACCGATTCGAAGGGAAGGGTGCTGCAGAGGAGATAGCGTGGTGCCGTGGAGGGATTCATTCTTTACAGCACAGGCAAGTGATCTGTGAGAGATTGGGATGTGTGTCTGCGATGCATGCCAGGATACAGCGGGCTTTCCTAAAAAGAGCGATGGAATAGAGCGATGGAGCGGTCGAAAAGAGACTCGGATATCCTGCATTCATGTTTGCCTTCCATGCAAGGAACCTCCATCTGAATGACGACAATATGCCAAAACTTTGCAATGCAACAATGACAGCGGGATACGGGAATTGGTTGAGGCAGTGCCCCGATTGTCCGCAATTGAAGCGATTGTTGCAGCGAACGGGCAGGTGATTTGCTTGCTGATTTCCACCCACGGAGGACGCGGCACACTGCTATGGTGGGCGTGGCACGGATCCTTGCTGATGAGGGGGGTGGTGGAGCTCGATGACGTGGAGGGGGTTGCTGCTAACCACAGGTTCT from Oryza brachyantha chromosome 12, ObraRS2, whole genome shotgun sequence encodes:
- the LOC102702241 gene encoding UPF0481 protein At3g47200-like encodes the protein MAASVDGKKRAWVADLERGLAGGGGADARTEFALWARHSVHRVPAAVRELHPHAYRPQVVSLGPFHHGDERLLPMERHKRRAVAHLLRRSGRTAGELVPAVEAVAPQLEDAYQDLGDEWRGEQNRERFLEVMVTDGCFLLEMMRTAKRGGGGMPDEASSVYAPNDPVFGRHGALYVVPYVRRDMLIVENQLPLLLLHKLVAVESGRVPDDMGQVEYQVNKMVLRFISPSCNSPPPAKERSELHPLDLFRRSLLSGPYQRTRAAAARDADGHDEDASDIIRSATELYEAGVQFRRSKTTSLHDVAFRRGVLSLPLLVVDDSTEYTLLNLMAFERLHAGAGNDVTSYVFFMDNLIDSARDVALLTSKGIIQNAVGSDKAVAALFNGLSRDVPLGTGGELDAVQRAVNTYCRKPCHVWRANLVHTYFRSPWAFMSLAAAVFLLALTVTQTVYTVLPFYKGGSGAGGTSPSSYAAPAPR
- the LOC102702521 gene encoding UPF0481 protein At3g47200-like: MASWRTAAEESAWVVEVEKAARHGDPSAEAARWRRHSVYRVPACIKDLNRRAYRPQVVSLGPFHHGDPDLLPMEEHKRRALLHFLRRGGAGPSTSRPLAQLAAAAVADAAEQLVGAYQGLADEWRRGTPPEPEALAKKREWFLEMMVTDGCFLLEVMRTASGWEANDYADDDPVFSGHGLLYNVPYIRRDMIMMENQLPLLVLEKLVAVESGIKENEDFVNRLVQRFLSPTAWPPATGVGLALHPLDVLRRSLLAGPAASPRTPPETAATDDIIRSAEELYEAGIRFGRSPTSSLLDIRFHGGVLYLPAIAVDDTTEYILLNLMAFERLHAGAGNDVTAYVFFMDNMIDSARDVALLTARRVVYNTVGSDKAVARLFSGLSRDVVLEPESALDGVHRQVNAYCRRRWHRWRANLVHTYFRSPWSFLSLAAAVFLLVLTVMQTVYTVLPFYKGG